ATTCTTATGATTAATATAGGCTTATGAATTTATAATATAATTATCAAGTATTGTTATTAGCATTATTCATGATCTAAGCTATTATAAATTATGTATTAAAATATTACTTTATGTTTAGTTAGTTTTAATGTGTAAAAAAGTACTAAAGAAATTACAATTATTTTGGTATTTTATAGACCATAATATAAATCCCAAAGGAATGTAATGCaacacattaaaaacattttACTGGGTTAGTTTAATTTCTGTTGAAGAGATGAACCTATAAGAAACAAAACAAAGTCAATTATAAGTAGGCTATAGACCAACCAGATTCTCAGTTTCCTTATTTTCTTAATTTCAAATAACCAAATATTGTTGTATTATTTGAATCAGAATGTGGTATTTCAACCAATATCCAAATTAAATTAGTATCATAATTAAGAATATTATTTTCCTTGAATATAATTTGAATCCGTTTTATCAATATATTCTTggtcagggttgggtaggttactttctaaatgtaatctgttacagttactagttacctgtcccaAATTTGAATCAGTAATGTCACTTTTGGATTACCAAAATTCAGTAATGTAACCTGATTACTTTCAGgtacttttggattactttccccttaagaggcatgtAAATCAGTTACTCTCCAACCATGTTCTTGTGAATTTCAATTTGAAAACCAACAAATAAATCATTTTACTTTTTGTAACTTTCTGTCTGCCCTTTCTCCTCAGTTACATAGCGTTGATAGCCATGGCCATCCAGCAGAGTCCAGAGCACCGGGTCACCCTGTCAGGGATCTATGAGTTCATCATGAAGCGCTTTCCCTACTACCGGTCAGGAGCTTCACATGTCTATTCAACAGACATTTTCTGGATACCTTCCACAAATTCAGTTTGACAGAGTAGTGTTTCCTTTATCCACTACAGGTCCAACCAGAGGGCATGGCAAAACTCCATACgacacaacctctctctcaacagcTGCTTTGTTAAGGTAAGGGACATTTTATCACATGTTGTGTGATGATATTTGATCATTTGATTAAGAATCATTATCAGAGTAGAAATGTTATCACAATCTTCGATACAAGTTTCACTTGATATCAGTAAGAATAATATATAAGACTATAATATTTTATCCTCATTGATTAAATATTGTATGAAACTTACTTGTATTACAATAATAAGGTAACTGTAAAGACAGGCATACACgtttacatacacacataccaaTCGACTGTATGAATTGTAAGCAAATACTTTTTTGCACACAATATCAGCAAAAATGGTAACAGACATaacactgtttcattacagtactGTGTGTAGAATTCACATTTGAGCGTGATCTCAAAAATGACgggtttattattatttttttcttggTGTGTTTTTAAATTTTCCCTCCAGGTTCCCCGCACagagggaaatgagaaggggaaAGGCAACTACTGGACCTTCGCCACCGGTTGTGAGTCCATGCTCGACCTCTTTGAGAACGGCAACTTTCGCCGTCGCCGGCGCCGACGCAACATGAAGATTGGTTTCAGAGAGCCTGGGGAGCCTTTCCTcccagtaaacaacaacaacaataacaacatcaacaaccaacaaAGTGGCTCTACCAGGCGGACCGATCCTAACCCCAACCCGGACTCCTTCTGCTCCATCAGCCCTGCCTACAGACCAGGTCACCACAACCCCCTCAACCCAAACTGCCAGGGGAAACCAGAACCGGAAATTAAATTCAGTATTGACTACATCCTCTCCACCCCAGACCCCCCTCCGCCGGGCTTCAGACCCCCACATAGTGGTACAACAGAGCCCCACATACACGTTCTGGAGCCCCAACACCTCAACCTGCACTTCTGGACCCTGTGAGTGTCACAGTCTTGACTACAAAGAGAGCGAGACTACATCTGAAAGACTGGATGGTTTCTCCTCCATATCTGAATTATTAAATGAAGAGATCGAAAGACTGCCCTTTTGTGCAAGGGGATATTTTATTGACTTGTCCTGTGATTAAATAACATAGAGAGGTCAAGTATTGTGCTGTGGATCCTAGCTGATTATAGTAAATATACATTAGTCTACACTCAAAAGAAACTTGTACACTGTTCATAGTCTTGTCCCAAGGCATACATGTTTACATTACGCTTTATTCATAAAGTAGGACGTTCTGTTACGAAGGTCTGTGAAAATAATGATTCACCTATTTAATatctataatctatataataTCTTTTTAAGGACAGGATAATACAGATTATGCTGACTGTATGAGAAATCTGATCAAACTGAAGGGAGTGTGATATCATCATAAACTATTAAGATTAAAAGGTAATAATCTCTACAATGTTTTGGGTTAGTGAAAGTGTCAAAGCAATGAACAGGGTAAAGGGCACATGTCACATCTGGTACTCAGCCGCTTCAACCCTTGTTGTGATTGAAGGCAATTATCATGAGGTTGAATTCATCCAGGCTGAGCCCTCGCCAAACCTAATCTTTCCCAATGACCTTTTACATTCTCCTGAGACTGATATAGTCCATATTTAATCCAGGCACTCCATTAAAATACATTATATTCATATATTGTATGCAGGAGTTTAAACATGGGGTCTACTCTGCTAACATTTATTTCCCTGTTATGAGGAGGGATATCAATCATTGCCGGGTTTCTCTTGCTTGTTTGAAGGGACAATTTTCAATATAACCTTTATATTATGCCGTGACTACATCATTCAGGACAGGAGGGGGTtcaacagaacacaacaacacTTAACATGAGTGGCATTTAATATAGCATTACACTTGCAAGGTGAGAACGAAATGTGACCCTAGTCAAATACACGAGGCCTGCCATAACACTGCCGCACCCCCCTCCCGACCACCCTGACGCAATTATAATTAAACACACCGGAATATGCCTCCTTGCGAATCCTGTGATCGATCAGTGATATTAACATTCATACCTGCTTGGCCCTCCAGCCAACGTCTAGCACCACCACTGTTATGGATCAGTAGGTTTCCATTAACGAAGCTGTTGATATAAGGTGGCGCTGTGGATGTAGGCCTATTTGGGTAAATTAACTTAGCATAAAGTGCTGCAAGGCTGGTCTGGGTCTGTGTTGAGAGACCAAAGAGAAAGAGCACAGGCAGGGGAAAAGTCGGTACACACATTATGTTGTCAATGAATCCTCCTATTATTGCTGTAGCTGCGGACTCAAGGGTTCTAGAACGGCGTCTATTACATTTATTAAACGTCTTTATTTCATGTTTGATTTATTTTTCTTGGgaaatgtttttttattaatCCAAACATTTTCGCAAAATATTTTTAAAGCATTTTGAGGCTGTCAAcattttaaacctttatttatgTCATATTGAGCAAAAAAAAACTGATTCTGCAGCTGGCCTATCTAGCAGAAATCACCCAGTTCTgcctgcctccaggacaagactcatcccaataaacgtcaacctgctgTGGGCTATGTTGCAGGTAGGTAATGTTGAAATGTGCAGCGCAGGGTAGATTGAGTGGAATAGGGAGAAGGAAATTGGGAAAGGAAAGATCTGCAACGTTAATAACATCTAAATCATAAACACAAGTAAGTCATTTAATCTACAGCGTTTATTATATAATTGGATTTTCATTCTTGGGAGTAATTTTCAACATGACTATGATCGTGAATCTCATTATAaatatgtgtgttgttgtttataaACAATACAGTGTATGTTTGTATATGGGGGAGGCTGTGTAATTTCTCCTTACTTGACTAACAACCATGATTTCTTTGAGCTGTGGTAGGAGGGGATTGGAGGGGGTGGGGTGCAGTTTGTTGTATGGGACTTGCTTATGTACCAGTCCTACAATGGAATGCAGATTGCTGGGTAATGATATCAGGCCTGCATCTAGCTAATGAAGATGGGTTGGAATAGCCTGAGAAGCCAGAAAGGACTCACATACATTTGAATCCATTCGAAGCCCCATTTACAGAACAAGTTAAAGGGCCAGGGGTAGATTCTGCGGGGTGGAATATGCCAGTTTTAAAATGGCTTTTAAATGTGTTTTGAATGAGAACATCAACACTGGATGTCAAATCAATGTCAGTTTAGATGTGTTTACAGTTAGATTTTATTTACTGTAGCTCCTTCAGGCCCCATATGCCTCCTGCCTCCTCATTTCCAATTCAGCCTGCCTcatttctcctccacctccaGTAACATGTATATTTGTTCCAGTCAGGAAGCCTGGCAGAGCTTACTatgagtcccaaatgacaccttattccctTAGTGTAtgtccctaatgacaccctattccctatatagtacagtatttATGAGCAGGACCTGTAGGGCTcttctcaaaagtagtgcactatgtagggaatatggtgccatttgggaagcagcttACTAAGACCATAGACAGAACACAATGTCTAATCCAATGTTTGATGGACCAATCTGAGACAGCCACTTGTTGTTGCTGAGTCAACGTCTTGTAAATCATCTTCAAGAATATTATGTGTGACAACATCTATAAGGGTACAGCAGACTGCTTTAaaaagctagggttagggttacattaTATTCACATTATATTATATTGTCCCATGTTTCAGTACtcacacatcacagtcatgtCCTTTGGGTGAAAATACAATAATTAATATGCATTTATCATGAAATGATAGATGAGAAGACGGCAGACAATGAGATTAAAACGTTTCAGAATCAGACCTTGACTTTATTTAATAATTCCTTGCAATTTTAAAGACGGAATTACACAGCATGCACAATGTGTGTGTTATCATGACACAGCTCTGTGTTGCATGGAAGGCACATTGCacaccatgtacacacacatgcaatgCAACTACAATGCACCACAGCCCTGGTCAatacacacaaacgcacgcatgccagtcagtctctctctctcacacacacacacacacacacacacacacacacacacacacacacacacacacacacacacacacacacacacacacacacacacacacacacacacacacacacacaccagtcaattTTGCTGCTTTGCTATGAGTGTACGGGCTGATTGACGGTTGTTAGTCCTAGTCCCTTCCAGCGCTGCTTGCACATGGCCATTTGCCTTCTCACACCCAGTTTGACCAGTAGGAGCTGCTCACAGCTTAGAATGTGAACTGTGATTGTCATGTTTCCATTGAAactgaagagagaggaagagaagaacaTCATTAATCCTGTCTGTTTTACACCGCTACTGCATTCAGTGGGTTCTACCACAGATAAAAGGTTATCAGTATCTTTGATACTACTATGTACTGCAAAGATCCATGGTCCCATGTAAACAACCACTAGAAAAGGGGAGGGCAAGAGACCATTGACATTAATAGAGGCTGGGCGACTGTAAGACCACTTGTTAATTCATGTTGTTGTGTAAGTCGGCCTAtgccagggttccccaactggcggcttgcgggccaaatttggcctgtgggtggttttatttggccccccaagttttctgaacaaaaactaaaaacatttttaTCTTTAATttaacattatatatatatatatacagtgccttgcgaaagtattcggcccccttgaactttgcgaccttttgccacatttcaggcttcaaacataaa
This genomic interval from Oncorhynchus keta strain PuntledgeMale-10-30-2019 chromosome 2, Oket_V2, whole genome shotgun sequence contains the following:
- the LOC118396813 gene encoding forkhead box protein L3-like; translation: MKQSDNSQCGSVDMFDNSQYPYNCFNYDGDGYPSCSTDEDKKMCRPAYSYIALIAMAIQQSPEHRVTLSGIYEFIMKRFPYYRSNQRAWQNSIRHNLSLNSCFVKVPRTEGNEKGKGNYWTFATGCESMLDLFENGNFRRRRRRRNMKIGFREPGEPFLPVNNNNNNNINNQQSGSTRRTDPNPNPDSFCSISPAYRPGHHNPLNPNCQGKPEPEIKFSIDYILSTPDPPPPGFRPPHSGTTEPHIHVLEPQHLNLHFWTL